A part of candidate division KSB1 bacterium genomic DNA contains:
- a CDS encoding ABC transporter permease has translation MISNYLKVALRNLLKHKAYTFINVVGLSIGLACCVLILLYVKDELSYDRYHTKADRIYRVILHGRLAGNEIHAANTCVPMAATLTAEYPEVEFATRLDNLGTVLVSHKEKSFNEERVFFADSSFFDIFTLRLLSGNPKNVLSAPNSVVLTEATVRKYFGEDDPMGRTLTFDDNTDYLVTGVSENVPENSHFHFDFLASFNSLSWSTSTFWVNNNLKTYILLQENVPPSQLEAKFPQLIRKYVAPQIQQGLGVTYDEFIESGGEYNYSLQPFTNIHLYSKLEDEIEPGGNAAYITIFSIIAFFVLLLACINFMNLATARSANRAKEVGIRKVVGSRQIQLIKQFLIEAALLSFIAMVVAVFLVELFLPWFNDLAAKNIEINFLSDRYLLPGLFLVTILVSVLAGSYPAFYLAAFKPIAVLKGASTVGATGRSPLLRKILVVFQFAVSIILIIGTLVVGKQMQYIRNKQLGFNKEQVVVIHRAAATGDISAFETEIERLPNVISAAATRHLPGQSMDVNVFKPEGAPETEGYLVNTFSVGYDYIETLGIELLAGRSFSRDFGSDSSAYIINEAAMKKFGWDEAVGKTIFEPDKAGPLIGQVIGLMKDFHYKSLHAEIEPALLRLAAFPTYVASRISSDNIQGTLSDLEKIWQEFAPEQPFQYSFLDQDFDKLYRADQQVGKLVGTFTVFAIFIACLGLFGLASFSAEQRTKEIGVRKVLGASVPNIILLLSKEFTKLVIVAFIIAAPIALYAMNKWLQEFAYKTDINISIFILAGSGALLIAYLTVGYQAAKAALANPIDALKYE, from the coding sequence ATGATTTCAAATTATCTCAAAGTCGCACTCCGAAATTTATTAAAACATAAAGCTTATACATTTATTAATGTTGTGGGTCTCTCTATTGGCCTGGCCTGTTGTGTGCTCATTCTGCTTTATGTAAAGGATGAGTTGAGCTATGACCGTTATCACACAAAGGCAGATCGTATTTACCGGGTGATTTTGCACGGGCGCCTGGCGGGAAATGAGATTCATGCGGCCAACACCTGCGTGCCCATGGCGGCGACTCTGACAGCGGAGTATCCGGAAGTTGAATTTGCCACGCGGTTGGATAATCTCGGCACCGTATTAGTGAGCCACAAGGAAAAAAGCTTCAATGAAGAGCGGGTGTTTTTTGCCGATTCAAGCTTTTTTGATATTTTTACGCTACGGCTGCTGAGTGGAAACCCTAAAAATGTGCTGAGTGCCCCGAACTCGGTCGTGTTGACGGAAGCGACCGTCAGGAAATACTTTGGCGAAGACGATCCCATGGGCCGAACCCTCACATTTGACGACAATACGGATTACCTTGTGACCGGTGTTTCGGAGAATGTACCCGAAAACTCCCATTTTCATTTTGATTTTTTAGCTTCGTTTAATTCGTTGTCCTGGAGCACCAGTACTTTCTGGGTTAACAACAATTTGAAAACTTATATCCTCCTGCAGGAAAATGTGCCTCCATCTCAGCTTGAAGCCAAATTTCCGCAGTTAATACGAAAGTATGTGGCGCCACAAATTCAGCAGGGACTGGGCGTTACCTATGACGAATTTATCGAAAGCGGCGGTGAGTACAATTATTCTTTACAGCCATTTACGAATATCCACTTGTACTCCAAACTAGAGGATGAAATTGAGCCGGGTGGTAATGCTGCCTACATCACAATTTTTTCCATCATCGCTTTCTTTGTCCTTTTACTGGCCTGCATCAATTTTATGAATCTCGCTACAGCGCGCTCTGCCAACCGGGCGAAAGAGGTTGGTATCCGGAAAGTAGTAGGCTCAAGGCAAATTCAGCTTATCAAACAATTTTTGATTGAAGCTGCATTGCTGAGTTTTATCGCCATGGTAGTTGCTGTTTTTTTAGTAGAGCTATTTCTGCCATGGTTTAATGATCTAGCTGCAAAAAATATTGAGATAAACTTCCTGTCTGATCGTTATCTTTTGCCGGGATTATTTTTAGTGACAATTTTAGTGAGCGTTTTAGCCGGGAGTTATCCCGCCTTTTATTTAGCGGCTTTTAAACCCATTGCGGTTTTGAAGGGTGCCTCAACTGTAGGGGCAACCGGCCGGTCGCCCCTACTTCGGAAAATCCTGGTTGTCTTCCAATTTGCCGTTTCGATCATTCTAATCATCGGAACTTTGGTTGTGGGTAAGCAAATGCAGTACATAAGAAATAAACAGTTAGGTTTTAATAAAGAACAGGTCGTTGTCATCCACAGGGCGGCTGCAACCGGAGATATTTCGGCGTTTGAGACTGAGATTGAGCGGCTGCCCAATGTCATTTCCGCCGCCGCGACCCGGCACCTGCCAGGCCAATCAATGGATGTTAACGTTTTCAAACCCGAAGGAGCGCCGGAAACCGAAGGTTATCTGGTTAACACGTTTTCCGTCGGCTATGACTACATCGAAACCCTCGGTATCGAATTGCTGGCAGGAAGAAGTTTTTCGAGGGATTTCGGAAGCGATTCGTCGGCTTATATTATTAATGAAGCGGCAATGAAAAAATTTGGCTGGGATGAAGCTGTTGGCAAAACGATTTTTGAACCGGATAAAGCGGGGCCGCTTATCGGGCAGGTTATTGGCCTGATGAAGGATTTCCATTATAAATCGTTGCATGCAGAAATCGAGCCTGCTTTGCTGCGATTGGCTGCTTTCCCCACCTATGTAGCCTCGAGGATTTCCTCAGATAATATTCAAGGGACGTTATCAGATTTAGAGAAAATTTGGCAGGAATTCGCCCCTGAGCAGCCGTTTCAATATTCATTTCTGGATCAGGATTTTGACAAACTGTACAGAGCGGATCAGCAGGTCGGTAAACTTGTCGGGACGTTTACTGTTTTTGCTATCTTTATCGCTTGCCTGGGATTGTTCGGTTTGGCGTCTTTTTCGGCAGAGCAGCGCACCAAAGAGATTGGCGTGCGCAAAGTTCTGGGGGCATCCGTGCCGAATATTATTTTGCTTCTTTCAAAGGAATTCACGAAGTTGGTCATAGTTGCTTTTATCATTGCTGCACCCATTGCCCTTTATGCAATGAACAAGTGGTTGCAGGAATTTGCATACAAAA
- a CDS encoding ABC transporter permease encodes MFKSYLKIAFRNLLKSKVFSFINVFSLSIGIACCILIFLFVRDEWSYDDFHENAEQIYRLALKENYGENNQHFNTLTPLPMGQAVADYFPEIEKYARIATRTDIVRYGDINFSERYHLVDKEFFELFSFQLLKGDSQNPLPTPNSLVLTEAMVRKYFGDDTPLGKRMSIKISDEMQEFTVTGIAANPPANSSIQFDFLLPFEKTRDIYSERAFTHWWVVVPETYVLFNEQADASEVQAKIPLLVKKIMGDRFKEGEYGILLQPFSEIHLGTGFPSGLEPTSDPAYSYILSGIAFLVLLIACINFMTLSIGRSTGRALEVGVRKVVGAMKTQLMKQFWGEALLLSFFAMLLGIGLAELFLPAFNSLANKNLDLNLDAMTLSGFVFMTLAIGFVAGSYPAAVLSNFRPIDVLKGHPPLGGNLRGVWKGSFFQKGLVVLQFALSIILIICTLLMTKQMDFLQVKNLGFDREQVVVIPTNANSDKSMNMVELYRNELLPHKDVVKVSASANTFGEGWFFIGFNTNAGSYENFWFNPVDFDFIELMGMKIVQGRDFSRQHGTDRQQAVIINEAFVKEFGLKNPVGGQLPGKFPEHSIIGVVKDFNFRSLHESVEPLVLSINPGTVFRGASDVNSASDGIPKIAVKIRGEDISGTLATLRGTWLNLFPDIPFNYSFLDERVERQYRAEERWQKIVSHSSTFAIVIACLGLFGLASLAVTRRTKEIGVRKILGATAANVMFILSKEFTVIVLIAILVAWPAAYLVMNSWLQDFAYRIDIGFEMFIFAGLFAFGIALITVSYHSIKATFTNPVDALRYE; translated from the coding sequence ATGTTCAAAAGCTACCTGAAAATCGCTTTTAGAAATCTACTCAAAAGTAAAGTTTTTTCATTTATCAATGTCTTTAGTCTGTCCATCGGCATTGCTTGCTGCATTTTGATTTTCCTCTTTGTGAGAGATGAATGGAGTTATGATGACTTTCATGAAAATGCCGAGCAAATCTACCGGTTGGCGCTCAAAGAAAACTACGGTGAAAACAACCAGCATTTCAATACATTGACTCCGCTTCCAATGGGACAGGCGGTGGCAGATTATTTTCCCGAAATAGAAAAATATGCACGAATCGCTACCCGCACCGATATTGTTCGCTATGGCGATATTAATTTTTCAGAGCGCTATCATCTGGTCGATAAAGAATTTTTCGAACTGTTTTCATTTCAATTATTAAAAGGCGATTCACAGAATCCGTTGCCAACGCCAAACTCCCTTGTTTTAACCGAAGCGATGGTGCGAAAATATTTTGGCGATGACACTCCCCTGGGCAAGCGTATGTCCATCAAGATTTCTGATGAAATGCAGGAATTCACCGTTACGGGAATCGCAGCCAATCCTCCGGCAAATTCAAGTATCCAATTTGATTTTCTGCTGCCGTTTGAAAAAACAAGAGATATTTACAGTGAGAGGGCCTTCACACATTGGTGGGTGGTCGTTCCGGAGACCTATGTTCTTTTCAATGAGCAGGCTGATGCTTCAGAAGTACAGGCCAAGATTCCGCTTTTGGTTAAGAAGATTATGGGGGATCGATTCAAAGAAGGCGAATACGGGATTCTTTTACAGCCGTTTTCAGAGATCCATTTAGGCACAGGCTTCCCGAGTGGGTTAGAGCCTACCAGTGATCCCGCCTATTCTTACATTTTATCCGGTATTGCTTTTTTGGTTCTTTTGATTGCCTGCATCAATTTTATGACTCTGTCCATTGGCCGATCGACCGGCCGCGCTCTTGAAGTCGGCGTACGTAAAGTGGTTGGCGCCATGAAAACCCAGTTGATGAAACAGTTCTGGGGTGAGGCGCTTTTGCTGAGCTTTTTTGCCATGCTGCTCGGCATCGGACTGGCGGAATTGTTTTTACCCGCCTTTAATAGCTTAGCCAACAAAAATCTCGATCTCAATCTTGACGCAATGACGCTTTCGGGGTTTGTTTTTATGACTTTGGCTATCGGGTTTGTTGCCGGTAGTTATCCCGCCGCAGTGCTTTCAAATTTTCGTCCTATAGACGTTTTAAAGGGACACCCCCCTTTAGGGGGGAATTTAAGGGGGGTTTGGAAGGGAAGTTTTTTCCAGAAGGGGCTTGTTGTCCTGCAGTTTGCGCTCTCCATCATTCTCATTATTTGCACTCTGTTAATGACCAAACAAATGGACTTTCTGCAGGTAAAAAACCTTGGGTTTGATCGTGAACAAGTTGTTGTGATCCCAACGAATGCCAATTCCGATAAAAGCATGAATATGGTAGAGCTTTACCGGAATGAGCTGCTTCCACATAAAGATGTGGTCAAGGTCTCTGCCTCGGCAAATACATTCGGCGAAGGGTGGTTTTTTATCGGCTTCAACACGAATGCCGGCTCGTACGAAAATTTCTGGTTTAATCCGGTAGATTTCGATTTCATCGAGCTGATGGGCATGAAAATCGTCCAGGGACGAGATTTTTCTCGACAACACGGCACCGATAGGCAGCAAGCCGTCATCATCAACGAAGCTTTTGTCAAAGAATTCGGATTAAAAAATCCTGTTGGTGGCCAATTGCCCGGCAAGTTTCCCGAGCACTCAATTATCGGCGTGGTCAAAGATTTTAATTTCAGGTCTCTTCATGAATCCGTTGAGCCGCTGGTTCTCAGTATAAATCCCGGCACGGTTTTCCGCGGCGCAAGTGATGTCAACAGCGCTTCGGACGGTATTCCAAAAATTGCCGTGAAAATACGCGGCGAGGATATCAGCGGGACACTGGCAACTCTCCGGGGAACGTGGCTAAATCTCTTTCCGGATATTCCGTTTAACTACTCCTTCCTCGATGAACGAGTTGAGAGACAGTATCGGGCTGAGGAGCGTTGGCAAAAGATTGTCAGCCACTCATCGACATTTGCCATTGTAATTGCTTGCCTGGGCTTATTCGGATTGGCATCCTTAGCCGTAACACGACGAACGAAGGAAATTGGAGTTCGTAAGATTCTGGGCGCTACTGCAGCTAATGTCATGTTTATATTATCGAAGGAATTTACAGTTATTGTGCTAATTGCCATTCTTGTCGCGTGGCCGGCAGCCTATCTTGTCATGAATAGCTGGCTGCAGGATTTTGCCTATCGAATCGACATTGGTTTTGAAATGTTCATTTTTGCGGGTCTGTTCGCATTTGGCATTGCGTTGATCACAGTGAGCTACCATTCTATCAAAGCAACTTTCACCAATCCGGTAGATGCTTTGAGATATGAATAG
- a CDS encoding DUF4143 domain-containing protein: MLNAGDRKLNEEVGFAAAPGFGCSDIDLWPYSERPFLLEHSVVLSHPKLGASWEGFAMECVARIIQKDGHPIYFWRTHEGAEVDLFWQKSGKNWGVEFKFMDAPRRTKSMQSAVQDLELEHLWVIYPGDQAFSLDDKITTLPLSLITDEYPFRKNM; this comes from the coding sequence TTGCTGAACGCTGGCGACAGAAAATTAAATGAGGAGGTCGGATTTGCCGCGGCCCCAGGATTTGGTTGCTCTGATATAGATCTTTGGCCATATTCCGAAAGACCGTTCCTTCTCGAACACTCCGTCGTGTTGTCACACCCGAAACTTGGCGCCTCATGGGAGGGATTCGCCATGGAATGCGTTGCCAGAATAATCCAAAAAGACGGTCATCCAATCTATTTTTGGAGAACACATGAAGGTGCCGAGGTTGATCTGTTCTGGCAGAAATCCGGAAAGAATTGGGGTGTTGAATTCAAATTTATGGACGCCCCACGACGCACTAAATCCATGCAGAGCGCTGTTCAGGATTTGGAGCTTGAGCATTTGTGGGTCATTTATCCCGGCGACCAGGCGTTTTCGTTGGATGACAAAATTACGACTTTGCCGCTTAGTCTAATAACGGATGAGTATCCGTTCCGGAAGAACATGTGA